TGTGCGGCCGCATCGGCTCGCGGCCGAAGCCCTTGCGCTTGCCGATGACGAGCACGAGGGCGAGGGCCGCCGCGCCGGCGTTGATGTGGACGGCCGTGCCGCCCGCGAAGTCGATGGCGCCGAGGCGGTTGGCGATCCAGCCGCCGACGACGCCCGCGTCCTCGTTGTCGAAGGCGAAGACCCAGTGGGCGACCGGGAAGTAGACGAGCGTCGCCCAGATGCCGGCGAAGACCATCCACGTGGAGAACTTCACGCGGTCGGCGATGGCGCCGGAGATGAGCGCGACGGTGAGGATCGCGAAGACCATCTGGAAGGCGACGAAGGCCATCGTCGGGAAGGGGACGCCGGACTCCTCGGCCAGGAGGCCGGAGAGGGCGAAGAACTCGGTCGGGTCGCCGATCAGGCCCCCGCCGACGTCGTTGCCGAAGGCCACGCTGTAGCCGTACAGCACCCACAGGACGCTGATGAGCCCCAGCGCGCCGAAGCTCATCATCATCATGTTGAGGACGCTCTTCATGCGGACCATGCCGCCGTAGAAGAGCGCGAGCCCCGGGGTCATGAGCATCACCAGCGCGGCGCTGGTGAGGATCCAGGCGGTGTCGCCGGTGTTCTCCACTCGTCCTCCTCGGAAGGGGTGCCGGCCCCGCGGGACCGGTGCGCCGTGCGGCGCGACGAGGAGGACCGTCCCGGCGCGGCGTTACGCCGCGCCACGGGGCGTGTTACGGGCAGGTGTCGTGGTGGGCCCGCACGTAAGACCTGCGTGAACGCCGCGACGCCCCCGGGTCGCCGCGGGGCGGTCCGGGGGCGTCGCAAGGGCGTCGCAGGGGCGGCCGTGCGGCGGCCGGGGGGCCGTCAGCCCTGCTCGCGCAGCAGCTCCCGCACCGACGAGCGGCGGTCCGTGCGCAGCAGCGAGCGCTCGTAGAGGCGCGCGCCCACCCGCACGAGGACGACGGCGGCCAGCAGCACGAGCCCCGCGGACAGCAGGGGCTCCCACCACGCCGCCTCGCCGGCGACGAGGCGCGTCGGCATCGCCACGGTCGAGGCGATCGGCACGTAGGACGCCACGACGAGGACCCACCCGCTGCCGAAGATCCCGGCGTAGAAGGCGGCGAGCAGCGCGACGAGCAGCGGCGTCGTCGTGGCCTGGAGGTCCTCCGTGCGGGTGGCGACCGAGCCGGCGACGGCCCAGACGCAGGCGAGCGCCACGAACCCGAGGACGAAGAAGAGGACGAACCACAGCACCGGGGCCCCCACCGCGGCGAGCAGCGCGCCGTTGCCCGTGACGGCGAGGCCCACCAGCACGACGCCGGCGAGCACGGCCACCTGCGCCAGCGCCAGCGCCCCGTTGGCGACGACCTTCCCGAGCAGGAGCGCCCGCAGCGGCACGACCGCCGCGAGGATCTCGACGACCCGGCTCTGCTTCTCCTCGACGACGCTCTGGGCGATGGCCATGCCGAACTGGATGGCCACGAGGTAGAAGAGGAAGCCGAAGACGAGCGGGGCCAGCGTCGTCGCGACGGGGTCGGCCTCGGACGGGTCGAGCAGCCGCTCGGTGACGTCGGCCCCCGCGAGGAGGGCCTCGGGCGTCGTCCCGGCCGCGGCCGCGCCGCGCTCGAGGGCGTCGCGCTCGGCGGCGACGGGCACGAGCGAGGAGAGCGCCCCGCCCACCTCCTCGTCGCCGACGAGCTCCAGCCCCTCGCCCGTGGCCGCCGGCAGCAGCGCGGCGTCGACGTCGCCCGCCGCGACGGCGGCCTCGGCGGCCGCCTCGTCCGGCACCTCGACGACCCGGAGCTCCTCGTCGGGGCCGAGGAGCGCCCCGGTCGTCGTCGCCACGGCCGCGGCGCGGTCGTCGCCCGCGACGACGGCCAGCTCGGTGGTGGACGTCCGCCCGCCGAGCACGGCGCCGGCCACGACGCCCGCGACCGAGAGCACGAGGAGGACGACGAAGGAGCCGACGAAGACCTTGTCGCGCAGCTTGACGAGCAGCTCGCGCTGCGCGACGACGCGCCAGGCGCCCCTCGCGGACGTGCCCTGCGCCGACGGGCGCCCGGCGGGCGGGCGGGCCCCGGTGGCGGTGGTGGTGGGCGTGCTCATCGGACGACCTCCCGGAAGACCTCGGACAGGGGCGGCACGTCGGGCGCGAAGGCCCGGACGGGGCCGCGGCGCAGCGCCTCGGCGAGGACGTGCTGCTCGGCGCCCGGCTCGTCGACGCCGAAGAGCGCCCGGGGGCCGTCGACGTCGAGGACGCGGACGCCCGGGACGGCGCGGAGCCAGCCCAGGTCGCCGCCGTCGGCGGACGAGCCGGGGTCCACCTCGAGGCGGACGCGCTCGCCGCCGCGGGCGCGGAGCTCCGCGACCGTCCCGGCGGCGACGCGACGGCCCTGCGCGAGGACGACGACGTCGTCGCACAACCGCTCGACGAGGTCGAGCTGGTGGGAGGAGAAGAGGACGGGCACCCCGCGGGCGACCTCCTCGCGCAGGAGCCCGGCCATGGCGTCGACCGCGAGCGGGTCGAGGCCGCTGAAGGGCTCGTCGAGCACGAGCGCCGTCGGGCCGTGGACGAGCGCGGCCGCGACCTGCACCCGCTGCTGGTTGCCGAGCGAGAGGCTCTCGAGCTTGTCGTCGGCCCGCCCGGCCAGGTCGAGCCGCCCCAGCAGCTGCTCCACGGACGTCCGGGCGGCCGCGGCCGCCATGCCGTGCAGCCGCCCGAGGTGGACGAGCTGCTCGGCCACCCGCTGCTTCGGGTAGAGCCCTCGCTCCTCCGGCATGTAGCCGACGTCGCGCCGGTCGGCCGCCGTCATGGGACGCCCGTCCCACAGCACCTCGCCGGCGCTCGGCGCCAGCACGCCGAGGAGGATCCGCATCGTCGTCGTCTTGCCCGCGCCGTTCGCGCCGACGAAACCGGTCATGCGCCCGGCGCGTACGTCGAGGTCCACCCCGTCGAGCACGGTCGCGTCGCCGAACCGCCGGGTCAGGCCCCTGGCCTGGAGCACCGCCTGCACGCGTGCCTCCTCCTCGTCGCCCTCCGCGGGGCCCGGACCGGCCCGCTCCCCGGGACGCTAGGAGCAGCAGCGCCCCCCGCGCGTCCGCCACGACGCCGACAGGCTTCTCCGCCGTGCGGCGGACGGGGCCGCCCCGGGGGTCGGACGGGGGGTCAGCCGCCGTCGTCGCCGGGGCGGACGAGGCCGCTCTCGTAGGCGAGGACGACGGCCTGCACCCGGTCCCGGACGCCGAGCTTGAGCAGCACCCGCGAGACGTGCGTCTTGACGGTCGCCTCGCCGAGGAAGAGCTCCGCGGCGATCTCGGCGTTCGACAGGCCCCGCGCCAGGAGGACGAGGACGCCCCGCTCGCGCTCGGTGAGGTCGGCCAGCAGCTCGGGCCGGAAGGCCGCGCCGGACGGCGCCGCGAAGCGCTCCACGACCCGGCGCGTCACCTCCGGCGCGAGGAGCGCGTGCCCGCGGGCCACCGCCCGGACGGCGGCCACGAGGTCGTCGGGGTCGGCGTTCTTGAGGAGGAAGCCGGAGGCGCCGGCGCGCAGGGCGGCGAACAGGTGCTCGTCGCTGTCGAAGGTCGTGAGGACGACGACCCGGCCGGTGCCCGCGGCGACGACCCGGGCCGTCGCGGCGATGCCGTCGAGGCCGGGCATCTGGACGTCCATGAGGACGACATCGGGCCGCAGCCGCGCCGCCTCGGCGACGCCGTGGGCCCCGTCGGCGGCCTCGCCGACGACCTCGAGGTCGGGCTCCACCTCGAGGATCATCCGGAAGCCGCCGCGCACGAGCGCCTGGTCGTCGACGAGCAGGACGCGGGTGGTCCCGGCGTCGGCGCTCACGCGGGCACCCCGGGACGGGCGGCGGCGTCGCCGACGGCCCGGTCGACCGGACCGGCGGCGCGGACGAGCGGGTAGCGCGCGAGCACCCGGTAGCCGCCGCCGGGCCGTCGCCCGGTCTCCACGGCGCCGCCGACGAGCGCCGCCCGCTCGGCCATGCCGCGGTGCCCGAGCCCCGAGCCGGAGGTGCCGGTGCGGGCGGGGCCGTCGTCGACGACCTCCACCTCCACGTGCCCGGGCGTGGCGCCGTCGGCGGCCACCCACCGCACGACCACGCGGGCGCCGGCCGCGGCGGAGTGCCGGACGACGTTGGCGAGCGCCTCCTGGACGAGCCGGTGCACGGTCGTCCCGGTCGTCGCCGGCAGCGTCGCCGGCGTCCCGACCACCGCGAGCCGGACGTCGAGGCCGCGGGCGCGCACCTCCTCGACGAGGGCCGGGAGGTCCTGCGCCGACGGCTGCGGCCGCTCCGGGGCCGGGGCCGGCCCGTCGCCCGCCCGGGCGCCCTCGCCGGGGTCGCGCAGGACCCCCAGCAGGTCGCGCATCTCGGCGACGGCGTCCCGGCTGGACCCCTCGACCTGCCGCAGGGCGCCCGTCGCCCGGGCCAGCGCCGCCTCGTCGGCCGGCCCGCGCTCGAGGACACGTCGGGCCGCGGCGGCCTGCACGCCCGTCGTGCTGACGTGGTGGGCGACGACGTCGTGCAGCTCGCGGGCGATGCGCAGGCGCTCGGCCACGACGGCGGCCCGGGCGGTGCGCCCCTGCTCCCGGCGCAGCTCCGCGGCGGTGCGGGCGAGAGCGTCGCGGTCCCGCGCCGCGCGCCACAGCGCCCGCCCGCCGAGGAGCGCCCCGGCGAAGTAGAGGACGTTGATGAGCGCGGTGAGCCCGACGAGCGCGGACGACGTCGCGGGCACGTCGGCGGGCAGGAGCACCACGCGCAGGAGGTACCAGCCCGCCATCGCGACGAGCACGACGACCCACACGCCCGCGAGCCGCCGCCGGTCGCGGGCCCACGCCGTCCCCGAGAGGAGGACGAGGAAGAGCGTGAGGTTGAGGGTGAAGGTCGAGGCCGAGGCGGGGTACCGCTCCCCCAGGCCGATGAAGGCGCCGGCCGAGACGACCATCGCCGTGAGGGGCAGGCGTCGCCGCACGGCCAGCGGCAGCGCGACGAGGACGGTCCACGCGACGTCCTCGACGCGGCCGGGCACCTCCTGGGGCAGCTGCGCCGCCATCCCCGCCACGGCCCGGGTCAGCTCGAGGCCGAGGACGCAGGCGAGGACGGCGACGGCCGCGTACCCGGCGTCGACGAGGAGCCCGCGGCGGCCGGGGGCGGGGCGCACCCATGCGGCGGCCGCGGGCGCCCCCGGGGGGACGTCCGCGGCCGGTGCCGCCGCGGGCCGCGCCACGCCGGGCCTCAGGCGAGCAGCGCGTCGACGAAGGCGCGGGGCTCGAAGGGCGCCAGGTCGTCGGCGCCCTCCCCGAGCCCGACGAGCTTGACCGGCACGCCGAGCTGGCGCTGCACGGCGACGACGATCCCGCCCTTGGCGGTGCCGTCGAGCTTGGTGAGGACGATGCCCGTCACCTGCACGACCTCGGAGAAGACCTTGGCCTGCTGCAGGCCGTTCTGGCCGGTCGTCGCGTCGAGGACGAGGAGGACCTCGTCGACGCCCCCGGCGCCGTCGAGCGCCTTCTCCGCGACGCGCTTGACCTTGCCGAGCTCGTCCATGAGCCCGGCCTTGTTCTGCAGCCGGCCCGCCGTGTCGAGGAGGACGACGTCGACCTCGCCCTCGCGGCCCGCGCGGACGGCGTCGAAGGCCACCGAGGCCGGGTCGGCGGAGTCCCCGGGGGCGCGGACGGTCGGGACGCCGACGCGCTCGCCCCACGTCTGCAGCTGGTCGGCCGCGGCGGCGCGGAAGGTGTCGGCCGCGCCGAGCAGCACGTCCTTGTCCTCGGCGACCAGCACGCGGGCGAGCTTGCCGACGGTCGTCGTCTTGCCCGTCCCGTTGACGCCGACGACGAGGACGACCGCGGGACGGCCGTCGTGCGGGGTCACCGCGAGGGAGCGGTCGACGTCCTCGCCGACGACGGCGAGCAGCTCCTCGGCGAGGAGCTCGCGGACGGCGTCGGCGTCGCGGGTGCCGAGGACGCGGACGCGCTCCCGGAGGCGCTCGACGAGCTCCTCGGTGGGGCCGGCGCCGAGGTCGGCGAGCAGGAGGGTGTCCTCGACCTCCTCCCACGTCGCCTCGTCGACGCGCTCGCGCGAGAGCAGGGCGAGCAGGCCCTGGCCGAGGGCGGTGTTGGAGCGGGAGAGCCGCTCGCGGAGGCGGACGAGGCGGCCGGCCGCGGGGGCCGGGCGGTCGAGGTCGGGGCCCGAGGCCTCCGCCACGACGTCGGCCGGCGGCAGCGGCGTCTCGGAGGCGTCGACGGCGTCGAGCGGGGGGAGCTGCTCGACGGTGCGGGTGGCGCTGTCGCGCGGGTCCTGGGCGTCGTCGCCGACGCCGGGCGCGTAGTCCAGGCCCGGCCGCGGCCGCGGGGGCGGCAGCTCCTCGACGTCCTTGCCGCGCGCCCGGCGCACGAGGGCGAGGGCGCCGCCGCCGATGACGACCAGCGCGGCGACCGCGATCCCGATGATCAGCTCGATGGCTTCCACGGGCCGATCCTCCCAGACGGGCGCCGCCCGTCCCGCGCCTCAGCCGGCGAGGCGGTCGCCCTCCCCGGCGGCGTCCCCGCCGCCCGCCGGCGGACGTCCCGACGCCGCCCGGCGGGCCGCCGCCCGCCGACGCGCCTCGGCCGCCAGCCGGCCCGAGCGCTCGGCGGCGCGGTCGAGGACGGGCGCCGCGACGTCGAGCGCCCGGTCGGCGGCGGAGGTCGCCGAGCGCCGGGCCCGCTCCCCCGCGGCCTCGACCCGGGTCATGCCGGCGTCGACCGCCCGGCCCGTCCGGTCGTCGTCCCGGCGCCGCTGCGACATCGGCCCCCACGCCGCCACGGCGACGACGACGAGCCCCACGACGACGGCGAAGAGCATGTACGCGAGCACCACGGCCAACCCACCCCACGTCATGCACGAAGCGTCACCCATGGACGACGTTCCGTCATGGCGGCGGGGCCCGTCCCGGCGTGTCGTCATCGAGTCGAGACGTCCCCGACACCTCGCGGCCACGTGCCCGCCGGGGCGGGGGCGCCGGGGTCAGGCGGGCGCGACCTCGCGGAGGCGCTGGCTGACGACGGTCGTCACGCCGTCGCCGCGCATCGTCACGCCGTAGAGGGCGTCCGCGACCTCCATCGTCCGCTTCTGGTGGGTGATGACGAGGAGCTGGCTCGAGGCCCGCAGCTCCTCCAGCACGCCGAGGAGGCGGCCGAGGTTCGTGTCGTCGAGCGCGGCCTCGACCTCGTCGAGGACGTAGAAGGGGCTCGGGCGCGCGGTGAAGATGGCCACGAGGAAGGCGACGGCGGCCAACGAGCGCTCGCCGCCCGACAGCAGCTGCAGGCGCTTGACGCGCTTCCCGGCGGGACGGGCCTCGACGTCGATGCCCGTCGTCAGCATGTCGTCCGGGTCGGTGAGCACGAGCCGCCCCTCGCCGCCGGGGAAGAGCCGGGAGAAGACGTGCTCGAACGCGGCCGCCACGTCGGCGTAGGCCTCGGCGAAGACCCGCTGCACGCGGGCGTCCACCTCGGCGACGATCGCGAGGAGGTCCTGCCGCGAGCGCGTGAGGTCGTCGAGCTGCTCGACGAGGAAGGCGTGACGCTCCTCGAGCGCCGCGAACTCCTCCAGGGCCAGCGGGTTGACCCGTCCGAGCCGGGCGAGCGCCCGCTCGGCCTTGCGGAGGCGGTCCTCCTGCTCGGCGCGGACGTACGGACGCGTCTCGACCGGGGGCTCGTCGGCCTCGTCGGTCCCGTCCGTCGTGGCGGGGGGCTCCCCGTCCGCGGCCTCCCCGCCGTCCGTCACGGCACGGGCGGGCGGCGCGGTGTCGGGCACGACGACGGGCACGGGCACGTGGGGGCCCATCTCGTCGACGAGCGTCGTCGCGTCGGTGCCGAGCTCGGCGAGCGAGCGCTCCTCGAGCTGCTCCAGGCGCAGCCGCTGCTGGGCCCGGGCCACCTCGTCGCGGTGCACCTCGTCGGTGAGCTGCGCCAGCTCGGCGGCCAGCTCCTCCCGGCGGCGGCGGGCGTCCGCGGAGGTGGCCGCCCGCTCCTCGCGGGCCGCACGGGCCGCGGCGCGCGCGTCCGTGGCGACGGCGAGCGCCGTCGCGCAGCGCTCGAGGGCCGCGCGGGCGACCTCCTCGACGGCCGCGGCCACGGCGGCGTCACGGCGCCGCACCTGCTCGCGCTCGGCCGTGCGGCGGCGGGCCTCCTCCTCGCGACGCCGGGTGCGCTCGGCGGCCTCGACGCGGCCGGCGACGCCCCGCGCGCGCTCCTCGCCCGTGCGCAGGGCGAGCCGCGCCTCGGTCTCGGCGGCCCGGGCGGCGCGCGCGGCGGCGGCCAGCTCCTCGCGGCGCGCCTGGGCGGCCTCGGCGGTGGCCCCCTCGTCCCCGTCGTCCTCGCCCCCGGCGCCGGACGCGACGGCCGCCTCGGCCTCCGCGTGGCGGGCGGTCAGCTCGGCGAGCTGGGTCTCGTCGCGGTCGACGCCCTCGCGGGCCGCGGCCAGCGAGCGCTCGAGCCGCTCGGCCTCGGCCGTCGCGGAGCGCGCGGCGGCGCCGAGGGCGCCCAGCCGCTCGGCCACGGCCGCGAGGCGGGCGTCGGACTCGTGGAGGCGCTCGAGCGTCGCGGCGACGGCGTCGGCCGCCTCCTCGCGCCGTCCCGCCGCGGCCTGCCGGGCGAAGCGCGCCCGCTCGCCGCGGGCCACGGCGTCCTCGAGCGCCGCCCGGGCCTCGTCCGCCGCGGCCTGCACCTGGAGCAGCCCCGCGCCGTCGGACGACCCGCCGCGGGCGCCGGTGCGCGAGAGCCGGTCCCCGTCGGCGGTGACGACGACGAGGTCGCGGGCGGCCGGGTCGTCCGCGGTGCGCGCGAGCACCGCCCGCGCGGCGCCGAGGCCGTCGACGACGACGACGTCCGCCAGCAGCACGGCCACGGCCGCCCGGACCGACGGCTGCGCGGTGACGACGTCGAGCGCGGCGACCGGGGCGGTCCCCTCGGTGCCGGCCGCGAGGGCCGCGGCGACGGCGGGCGAGCGCGCGCCGTCGACCTCCTCCCCGGCGACGAGCAGGGACGCCGTGCCGGCGTCGTCCTCGCGCAGCAGCCGCAGCGCGTCGACGGCGACGCCGAGGCTCTCGACGGCCACGCCCTCGGCGGCCCCGCGCAGGGCCGCGGCGACGGCGGCCTCGTGCCCGGGCCGGACGGCGAGCAGCTCGGTCACCGGGCCGAGGACGCCCGGCAGCCGCCCCCCCGCCTCGAGGAGCGCGCCGGAGCCGTCCTTGCGGGCGAGGCCCAGCTCCAGCGCCTCGACGCGGGCGGCGGCGCTGCTGCGGTCGCGCTCGGCGGAGCGCTCGTCCTCGCGGGCCTCCTCGAGGGCGGCGTCGACGGCGGCCAGCGCCTCGGCGGCCTGCTCGTGGGCGTCGTCGAGGCCCTCCTCGCCCTCCTCGACGTCGGCGACCTGCGTCTCGAGGTGCGCGTGCTCGCGCTCGGCGTCCCGGCCACGGGCGCGGGCCCCGTCGAGGGAGTGCTGCAGGCGACCCACCTCGGCGAGCCCGGCGTCGCGGCGGCTGCGGCGTGCGGCGACGGAGCCGGCGAGGCGGGCCAGCTCCTCGCGGCGGTCCGCGGCGGCCCGGGCGAGGTCGGCGACGCGGCGCTCGGCCGCGAGCAGCGCCTCCTCGGCACCCGCCCGCTCGGCCTCCGCGGCGCGCAGGGCGGCGCGCGCGTCGGCCACCTCGGCGTCGAGGCCCGCGGCCTGCGCCCGCAGGCGCTCGACCTGGGCGCCGAGCTCGGCCGGGTCGGGCCCGGACGGCGCCTCCGCGGGCGCGCCGAGCAGGCGGCGTCGCTCGGCGGCGAGGTCGGCCGTGCCGCGCAGCTGCTCGCGCACCGACTGGAGCCGGGGCAGCACCTCCTCGGCGGCGGCGAGCGCCGGGGCGGCCGCGGCGTCGGCGGCCTCGACCTCGGCCAGCTCCTGCCGGGCCGCGGCGAGCGCGGCCTCGACCTGGGCGCGCCGCTCCCGCAGGGCGGTGTCGTCGACGGCGCCCGAGTCGAGGACCGCCCGGACCTGCGCGAGGTCGTCGGCGAGCAGTCGCGCCCGCGCGTCCCGCGCCTCGAGCTGGACGGTGCGCGCGGTCCGCGCGGCCTGGGCCTGCCGGCCGAGGGGTCCGAGCTGGCGGCGCACCTCGGCGGTGAGGTCCTGCAGCCGCGCGAGGTTGGCCTGCATCGCGTCGATCTTGCGGAGGGCCTTCTCCTTGCGGCGCCGGTGCTTGAGGACGCCGGCCGCCTCCTCGACGAAGCCGCGCCGGTCCTCCGGCGTGGCCTGCAGGACGGCGTCGAGCTGCCCCTGCCCGACGATGACGTGCATCTCCCGGCCGATCCCGCTGTCGGACAGCAGCTCCTGGACGTCGAGCAGCCGGGCAGGAGTCCCGTTGACGGCGTACTCGCTGCCGCCGCTGCGGAACATCGTCCGCGAGATGGTGACCTCGGTGTAGTCCAGCGGCAGCGCGCCGTCGGTGTTGTCGATGGTGAGCTGGACCTCGGCCCGCCCCAGCGGCGGCCGCCCGGGGGCGCCGTCCTTGCCGGCCGTGCCCGCGAAGATGACGTCCTGCATCGAGCCGCCGCGCAGCGTCTTCGCGCCCTGCTCGCCCATGACCCAGGCGAGGGCGTCGACGACGTTGCTCTTGCCGGACCCGTTGGGCCCGACGACGCACGTGATGCCCGGCTCCAGGCGCAGCGTCGTCGTCGACGCGAAGGACTTGAAGCCCTTCATGACGAGCGTCTTGAGGTGCACCGCCGTCCTCCCTCTCGCCGCCCGTGCGCCGCGGACCCTACCCGCCGCCCCCTGCCCGGCCGTGGCACCGAGCCTCTGCACGGGCGGCGGGATGCATCCCGCCGCCCGTGCAGAGCCTTCCGTCGTCCACAGGGGCACCGGCACGGGCTGCCGCGGCCGGGCACGCTCGGCGCCGTGCGACGGCGTCCTCTCCCCGCGACGCTCGTGCGGCGTGCGCGGGACCAGGCGGGGTGCCTCTCGAGGCCGCAGCTGCGGGCCCACGGCGTCGACGCGGACGCCGAGCGCCTGCGCGTGGAGAGCGGCAGGTGGCAGCGCGTCGGCCCGTGCGTGGTCGTCCTGCACGGGGGGCCGCTCGGACGCGAGGCACGGCTGTGGGCGGCCGTGCTGACGACGCCGGCGGCGGCCCTCGGCGCGTGGACGGCCCTGGAGGTCCACGGCCTCCGGGGGTGGGAGCGGGACCTCGTCCACCTCGTCGCCGACGCGGGACGGGGACGACGCCGGGCGCCCGGCACCCGCCTGTCCACGACCACCCGCCCCGCGGTCGTCCGGCTCCGCCGGGGGCTGCCCGTCCACGACGTCCCCCGGGCCGCCGTCGACGCCGCCGGCTCCTGCTCCACGGTGCGGGCCGCCGGAGGGCTCGTCGCCGCCGTCGTGCAGCAGCGGCTCACGACGACGGACCGGCTGCGGGCCGAGCTCTCCGCCGCGGGGCCGGTCCGGCACCGCGCCGCGCTCCGCTCGGTCCTCGAGGACGTCGCCGGCGGGGCGGGGTCGCTCGCCGAGGTCGACCTGGCCGTGCTCTGCCGTCGGGCGGGCCTGCCCGTGCCCCTGCGGCAGGCGGTGCGGGAGGACGCCACCGGCCGCCGTCGCTACCTCGACGCGGAGTGGCGGCGACCGGACGGCCGGCGTGTGCTGCTCGAGGTCGACGGCGTCGGTCACCTCGAGCAGTCGCAGTGGTACGACGACCTCCTCCGCGCCGCCGAGGTGTCGGTGCCCGGCGAGGTGGTGCTGCGGCTCCCCGCCCGCGCCCTCCGCGCCGAGCCGGCGCGGGTCGTCGCGCTGCTCCGTCGCCACCTCGTGCCGTGAGTCGAGGCTCTGCACGGACGGCGGGATGTATCCCGCCGTCCGTGCAGAGCCTCGGGCCTCAGGCCTCGCGGAACCCCGTGGTGCCCGGGCGGGCGGGCAGCTCCTGCACCGCGACGCCGGTGACGGAGCCGGGGCGGCGGCCGGCGGCGTCGACGCCGTCGGGCGCGCGGAGCAGGGCGACGAGGGCGTCGCAGGCGGCGCGGGGGCCCTGGGCGTCGACCTCGACGCGGCCGTCGGGGAGGTTGCGCGCCGTGCCGACGAGGCCGAGCTCGAGGGAGCGGGCGCGCGTCCACCAGCGGAAGCCGACGCCCTGCACGGTGCCGCGCACGTGGGCCAGCACCCGCACGACGGCCGCGTCACCGGCGTCGGCGCTCACCAGCGCGCCTTCCGCGGGACGGGCTGGCACCGGGGGCACCGGTGGGACGAGCGGTTCATGAAGGCCTCCCGGACGACGGCGGTGCCGCACCGCGGGCACGGCCGGCCGGCCTGCCCGTAGACGGCGAGAGAACGGTCGAAGTAGCCGCTGGCCCCGTTGACGTTGACGTACAGCGCGTCGAAGGACGTGCCGCCCTGCGCGAGGGCGTCGCGCATGACGTCGGCGACGTCGGCGACGAGACGGCGCACCGCCGGACGCGTGAGCGCGTCGGTCGGCCGGGCCCCGTGCAGCCGCGACCGCCACAGCGCCTCGTCGGCGTAGATGTTGCCGACGCCGGACAGGAGCGTCTGGTCCAGCAGCGCCCGCTTGACCCCGGTGCGGCGTGCGCGGACGCGCTCGACGAGCCGCTCGAGGTCGAGGTACGGGTCCAGCGGGTCGCGGGCCACGTGCGCCACCTCCGGCGGCAGCAGCGGCGCCGACGGCCCGTCGGCGGACGTCCCCGCGGGGAGGCCGTCCGGCGTGGGCACGAGCGGGACGACGAGGAGCCCGCCGAACATGCGCTGGTCGACGAAGCGGAGCTGGGTGCCGTCGTCGAGGTCGAGGCGCACCCGCAGGTGGCGCTCGGCCTCGGCGGCCGGGTCCTGGACGAGCATCTGCCCGCTCATGCCGAGGTGCGCCGAGAGGGCGTCGCCCGTGTCGAGCTGGAGCCACAGGTACTTGCCGCGGCGGACGGCGGCGTCCACGCGGGCGCCGGCGAGGCGCCCGGCGAAGTCGAGCGGGCCGGCGAGGTGACGGCGCACCGGCCGCGGGTGGAGGACGGCGACGTCCGTCACGGTGCGCCCGACGACGTGGGCGTCGAGGCCGCGGCGGACGACCTCGACCTCGGGGAGCTCGGGCACGGCTCAGGCCCGGGGGGCCGTCACGCCGGCCGCCTCCGCGAGGGCGTCCTCGCCGGTGCCGCCGAGCGCCCGCCACGCCGCCTCGGCGGCGTGCTGCTCGGCCTCCTTCTTGCTGCGCCCGGTGCCCGCGCCGCGGGGCTCGTCGGCGAGCACCACCTCGGCGGTGAAGGTGCGGGCGTGGTCGGGGCCCTCGCCGGTCACCCGGTACACGGGCGCGCCGAGGCCGAGGGTGGCGCCGAGCTCCTGCAGGCTCGTCTTCCAGTCCAGCCCGGCGCCGAGCGTCGCGGACGACGCGAGCAGCGGGTCGACGAGCCGGTGGACGAGCGCCCGCGCCTCGTCGAGGCCGGCCGACAGGTAGGCCGCGCCGATGACGGCCTCGACGGTGTCGGCGAGGATCGACGTCTTGTCGCGGCCCCCGGTGGCGGTCTCCCCGCGGCCCAGCAGCACGTGCTCGCCGAGGCCGAGGCCGCGGCCGACGCCG
The genomic region above belongs to Pseudokineococcus lusitanus and contains:
- the smc gene encoding chromosome segregation protein SMC, whose product is MHLKTLVMKGFKSFASTTTLRLEPGITCVVGPNGSGKSNVVDALAWVMGEQGAKTLRGGSMQDVIFAGTAGKDGAPGRPPLGRAEVQLTIDNTDGALPLDYTEVTISRTMFRSGGSEYAVNGTPARLLDVQELLSDSGIGREMHVIVGQGQLDAVLQATPEDRRGFVEEAAGVLKHRRRKEKALRKIDAMQANLARLQDLTAEVRRQLGPLGRQAQAARTARTVQLEARDARARLLADDLAQVRAVLDSGAVDDTALRERRAQVEAALAAARQELAEVEAADAAAAPALAAAEEVLPRLQSVREQLRGTADLAAERRRLLGAPAEAPSGPDPAELGAQVERLRAQAAGLDAEVADARAALRAAEAERAGAEEALLAAERRVADLARAAADRREELARLAGSVAARRSRRDAGLAEVGRLQHSLDGARARGRDAEREHAHLETQVADVEEGEEGLDDAHEQAAEALAAVDAALEEAREDERSAERDRSSAAARVEALELGLARKDGSGALLEAGGRLPGVLGPVTELLAVRPGHEAAVAAALRGAAEGVAVESLGVAVDALRLLREDDAGTASLLVAGEEVDGARSPAVAAALAAGTEGTAPVAALDVVTAQPSVRAAVAVLLADVVVVDGLGAARAVLARTADDPAARDLVVVTADGDRLSRTGARGGSSDGAGLLQVQAAADEARAALEDAVARGERARFARQAAAGRREEAADAVAATLERLHESDARLAAVAERLGALGAAARSATAEAERLERSLAAAREGVDRDETQLAELTARHAEAEAAVASGAGGEDDGDEGATAEAAQARREELAAAARAARAAETEARLALRTGEERARGVAGRVEAAERTRRREEEARRRTAEREQVRRRDAAVAAAVEEVARAALERCATALAVATDARAAARAAREERAATSADARRRREELAAELAQLTDEVHRDEVARAQQRLRLEQLEERSLAELGTDATTLVDEMGPHVPVPVVVPDTAPPARAVTDGGEAADGEPPATTDGTDEADEPPVETRPYVRAEQEDRLRKAERALARLGRVNPLALEEFAALEERHAFLVEQLDDLTRSRQDLLAIVAEVDARVQRVFAEAYADVAAAFEHVFSRLFPGGEGRLVLTDPDDMLTTGIDVEARPAGKRVKRLQLLSGGERSLAAVAFLVAIFTARPSPFYVLDEVEAALDDTNLGRLLGVLEELRASSQLLVITHQKRTMEVADALYGVTMRGDGVTTVVSQRLREVAPA
- a CDS encoding acylphosphatase, producing MSADAGDAAVVRVLAHVRGTVQGVGFRWWTRARSLELGLVGTARNLPDGRVEVDAQGPRAACDALVALLRAPDGVDAAGRRPGSVTGVAVQELPARPGTTGFREA
- the mutM gene encoding bifunctional DNA-formamidopyrimidine glycosylase/DNA-(apurinic or apyrimidinic site) lyase: MPELPEVEVVRRGLDAHVVGRTVTDVAVLHPRPVRRHLAGPLDFAGRLAGARVDAAVRRGKYLWLQLDTGDALSAHLGMSGQMLVQDPAAEAERHLRVRLDLDDGTQLRFVDQRMFGGLLVVPLVPTPDGLPAGTSADGPSAPLLPPEVAHVARDPLDPYLDLERLVERVRARRTGVKRALLDQTLLSGVGNIYADEALWRSRLHGARPTDALTRPAVRRLVADVADVMRDALAQGGTSFDALYVNVNGASGYFDRSLAVYGQAGRPCPRCGTAVVREAFMNRSSHRCPRCQPVPRKARW
- the rnc gene encoding ribonuclease III, with product MPAGRGSGAERLADLVPGAPGLQARLGLSVEPGLLLRALVHRSWSYEHDEEPTNERLEFLGDAVLGLVVTDALYRRHPDLPEGQLAKLRASVVSSRALAGVGRGLGLGEHVLLGRGETATGGRDKTSILADTVEAVIGAAYLSAGLDEARALVHRLVDPLLASSATLGAGLDWKTSLQELGATLGLGAPVYRVTGEGPDHARTFTAEVVLADEPRGAGTGRSKKEAEQHAAEAAWRALGGTGEDALAEAAGVTAPRA